The Castor canadensis chromosome 8, mCasCan1.hap1v2, whole genome shotgun sequence genome contains a region encoding:
- the Slc35e3 gene encoding solute carrier family 35 member E3 isoform X2 — MASLADRVRGNGRIAAGLLFNLLVSICIVFLNKWIYVHHGFPNMSLTLVHFVVTWLGLYICQKLDIFAPKSLQPSKLLLLALSFCGFVVFTNLSLQNNTIGTYQLAKAMTTPVIIAIQTFCYQKSFSTRIRLTLIPITLGVILNSYYDVKFNFLGMVFAALGVLVTSLYQVWVGAKQHELQVNSMQLLYYQAPMSSAMLLIAVPFFEPVFGEGGIFGPWSLSALLMVLLSGVIAFMVNLSIYWIIGNTSPVTYPFHNTLQMYIVSVFQNTFHISRLLP; from the exons ATGGCATCGCTGGCCGACCGAGTACGGGGCAATGGGAGAATCGCCGCCGGGCTCCTGTTCAACCTGCTGGTGTCCATCTGCATCGTGTTCCTCAACAAGTGGATCTATGTGCACCATGGCTTCCCTAACATGAGCCTGACCCTGGTGCACTTCGTGGTCACCTGGCTGGGCTTGTACATCTGCCAGAAGCTGGACATCTTTGCCCCCAAAAGTCTGCAGCCCTCCAAGCTCCTCCTCCTGGCCCTCAGCTTCTGTGGCTTTGTGGTCTTCACCAACCTTTCTCTGCAGAACAACACGATAGGCACCTATCAGCTGGCCAAGGCCATGACCACGCCGGTGATCATAGCCATCCAGACCTTCTGCTATCAGAAAAGCTTCTCCACCAGGATACGGCTCACGCTG attccTATAACTTTAGGTGTAATCCTAAATTCTTATTACGATGTGAAGTTTAATTTCCTTGGAATGGTGTTTGCTGCTCTGGGTGTTTTAGTTACATCCCTTTATCAAGTg TGGGTGGGAGCCAAACAGCATGAATTGCAAGTCAACTCAATGCAGCTGCTGTACTACCAGGCTCCAATGTCATCGGCCATGCTGCTCATTGCTGTGCCCTTCTTTGAGCCAGTGTTTGGAGAGGGGGGAATATTTGGTCCCTGGTCACTTTCTGCTTTG CTTATGGTGCTGCTATCTGGAGTCATAGCCTTCATGGTGAACTTATCAATTTATTGGATCATTGGGAACACTTCACCAGTCACGTATCCTTTTCATAATACCTTACAAATGTATATAGTTTCTGTTTTCCAAAACACATTTCACATTTCACGTTTGTTACCTTAG